A region from the Desulfosoma sp. genome encodes:
- a CDS encoding Crp/Fnr family transcriptional regulator, whose amino-acid sequence MNWSADTNNRTIETSQDRPADTCELDHNLEWLRRTDVFSSIPLERLRVYALICGRRRFRRGEFLFRQGQPDDKGYILVSGKVQMVRQYENHSVIIHDLEPGAFFGGLALLADIRRLFGARAATDVEVIYIERETFRKILRQFPELTEKILDVMIRRIVLMEEKILERHLHECVLV is encoded by the coding sequence ATGAACTGGTCCGCGGACACGAATAACCGCACCATTGAAACGTCGCAGGACAGGCCAGCCGACACCTGCGAATTGGATCATAACCTGGAATGGCTGCGTCGCACGGATGTGTTCTCGTCCATTCCGTTGGAACGTCTTCGCGTCTATGCCTTGATATGCGGTCGACGGCGTTTTCGACGCGGCGAATTCCTTTTTCGACAGGGACAGCCCGACGATAAGGGGTATATTCTGGTATCTGGAAAGGTGCAGATGGTTCGCCAATATGAAAATCACTCGGTGATCATCCATGATCTGGAACCGGGAGCTTTTTTCGGCGGGCTGGCTCTGCTGGCGGATATTCGACGTCTTTTCGGAGCTCGTGCCGCCACCGATGTGGAAGTGATTTACATCGAACGAGAAACCTTTCGAAAGATACTCCGCCAATTCCCGGAACTCACCGAAAAGATTCTGGATGTGATGATCCGGCGTATCGTGCTCATGGAAGAAAAGATTTTGGAACGTCACCTGCACGAATGTGTGCTGGTCTAA
- a CDS encoding ABC transporter ATP-binding protein/permease yields the protein MMLKKPLWYWALTRCRALQATLLALIVLTVFFRVFPLEMQKRIVNEAIRFGKIHTLFLYCGLYLGAVLLAGLLKYAINVLQGYVGQKILYELRTGLYRHILRLPLPFFRRTPPGMVISSVTGELASVGDFLGGAVAIPAVNVLTLITFGVYMFTLNPLLAVLSLTVYPIEILVIPILQKRFNQINSERVTTTRKLSSVVGEAISGIQEIHANAGYQLESRKMDRLAQKLFQLRHRMNLYRYGIKFSNNFFQSLGPFLLFLLGGYFSITGRFSLGALVAFLSAYEKLYDPWKELMEFYQGYQEARVAYRRIQEAFDVEPEFPLLPQDRPPLELQGAMTVEDLVFEVEDRVRLLDGVSLRVSPGERLALVGLSGSGKSTLAMVMAQLYRYDQGHVYVDQWELRDLTKADVSPHVGFVSQYPFIFDGTLKENIIYGRQSALLHSNSVTPGEADSPDLHEILHAVATVGLTEDVLRFGLNSVLDPVREQLLGGKIVSLRRRFRDRWSETLQDTIEFFDINRFLDYSSVAVNIIFGYPVEGGRPCELLPARPRFRRFLEEVGLEEPLLRLGLDVVQRTVPLLRDLRDDPFFFRQSPIPLEEMDQFIDIYEHYGSASVDRLPSSVRESLLALALRVVPGIHKMVVIPRELREAILKSRSQFKAYCTQRQADAFVYYSETEFLGGRSLLENILFGRLKEETSWAWTRITEAVIGLLKQENLYDTVLEIGLDFEVGSKGDRLSGGQKQKVGIARALLKNPRIFILDEATASLDMASQNRIQQWLDEELRGKATVISVAHRLETIRDYDQIAVMKAGRIVEMGRYDELLEKKGLLYELVRGHE from the coding sequence ATGATGCTCAAAAAACCCCTTTGGTACTGGGCCCTTACGCGCTGTCGAGCTCTTCAGGCAACGCTTTTAGCACTCATCGTTTTGACTGTCTTTTTTCGAGTCTTTCCTCTGGAGATGCAAAAACGGATCGTTAATGAAGCCATCCGTTTTGGAAAGATTCACACCCTTTTCTTGTATTGTGGTCTGTACCTGGGCGCCGTGCTGCTGGCAGGTCTTTTGAAATACGCCATCAATGTGCTTCAAGGATACGTCGGCCAAAAAATCCTCTATGAACTGCGCACAGGCCTCTACCGCCATATTCTGCGTCTTCCCTTACCCTTTTTCCGCCGAACCCCGCCCGGAATGGTCATTTCGTCCGTCACCGGAGAATTGGCTTCTGTGGGAGATTTTCTCGGGGGTGCCGTGGCGATTCCAGCCGTCAACGTGTTGACCTTGATCACTTTCGGCGTCTATATGTTCACCCTGAATCCGTTGCTGGCTGTCCTCAGTCTGACCGTGTATCCCATAGAAATCCTTGTCATTCCCATCTTGCAAAAACGATTTAATCAGATCAACAGCGAACGGGTGACCACCACGCGCAAACTCAGCAGTGTGGTGGGAGAAGCCATCAGCGGCATTCAAGAAATTCATGCCAACGCCGGCTATCAGCTGGAGAGCCGGAAGATGGACCGCCTTGCTCAGAAGCTCTTTCAGTTGCGCCATCGTATGAATCTGTACCGCTATGGCATCAAGTTCTCCAACAATTTCTTTCAGAGCCTCGGCCCTTTTCTTCTCTTCCTTCTTGGGGGCTACTTCAGCATCACCGGCCGATTCAGCCTCGGCGCTCTTGTGGCTTTTCTTTCCGCTTACGAAAAGCTCTATGATCCTTGGAAGGAACTGATGGAATTCTATCAGGGTTACCAAGAGGCTCGCGTGGCGTATCGTCGTATTCAGGAAGCTTTTGATGTGGAACCTGAGTTTCCTTTGCTGCCCCAAGATCGTCCTCCTCTGGAACTGCAAGGTGCCATGACCGTGGAAGATTTGGTCTTTGAAGTGGAAGACCGTGTCCGGCTTCTGGATGGTGTCAGTCTTCGAGTGTCTCCCGGTGAGCGGTTGGCTTTGGTGGGACTTTCCGGAAGCGGCAAAAGCACCCTGGCGATGGTCATGGCTCAGTTGTACCGTTACGATCAAGGCCACGTGTATGTGGATCAATGGGAACTGAGGGATCTCACCAAGGCCGATGTTTCTCCGCATGTGGGATTTGTCTCCCAGTACCCTTTCATTTTTGACGGCACACTGAAAGAAAACATTATTTACGGTAGGCAATCGGCTCTTTTGCATTCCAATTCTGTGACGCCCGGTGAGGCAGACTCCCCGGACCTGCACGAGATTCTTCACGCCGTGGCAACGGTGGGACTTACGGAAGACGTACTCCGGTTCGGACTCAATTCCGTTTTGGACCCTGTCCGGGAACAGTTGCTGGGTGGAAAGATCGTTTCCTTGCGACGGCGGTTTCGGGATCGGTGGAGCGAAACACTGCAAGACACCATCGAATTTTTCGATATCAACCGTTTTCTCGACTACAGTTCCGTGGCTGTCAACATTATCTTCGGGTACCCCGTGGAGGGAGGCCGGCCTTGCGAGCTGCTGCCGGCACGACCTCGTTTTCGCCGATTTCTCGAGGAAGTCGGCCTGGAAGAACCCCTGCTTCGGTTGGGTCTCGACGTGGTTCAGCGTACCGTGCCTCTTTTGCGCGACTTGCGGGATGACCCTTTCTTCTTTCGCCAATCTCCCATTCCCCTGGAAGAGATGGATCAGTTCATTGACATCTACGAGCACTACGGTTCGGCTTCCGTGGATCGGCTTCCTTCCTCCGTTCGAGAGAGCCTACTCGCGTTGGCGCTTCGTGTCGTTCCAGGGATTCACAAAATGGTTGTCATTCCCAGGGAACTGCGTGAGGCTATTCTTAAATCTCGATCCCAATTCAAAGCTTATTGCACGCAGCGCCAAGCCGACGCTTTTGTCTATTATTCAGAGACGGAATTTCTCGGCGGTCGAAGCCTCCTCGAAAACATTCTCTTCGGCCGTCTTAAGGAAGAAACCTCCTGGGCTTGGACTCGTATCACCGAAGCCGTCATTGGCCTGCTCAAACAAGAAAACCTGTATGACACGGTTTTGGAAATCGGGCTGGATTTTGAGGTGGGCAGCAAAGGGGATCGACTTTCCGGAGGTCAAAAACAAAAGGTTGGGATCGCTCGAGCCCTTCTGAAGAACCCACGCATCTTTATTCTCGATGAAGCAACAGCCAGTTTGGACATGGCTTCGCAAAACCGTATTCAACAGTGGCTCGATGAGGAACTTCGCGGAAAAGCCACGGTGATTTCCGTGGCCCATCGACTGGAAACCATTCGCGACTATGATCAGATCGCGGTCATGAAAGCGGGCCGCATCGTGGAAATGGGACGTTATGACGAACTTCTGGAAAAGAAAGGGCTTCTCTATGAACTGGTCCGCGGACACGAATAA
- a CDS encoding rhodanese-like domain-containing protein, which produces MPHQSESPIVENMFIDELESYRAAHREKDYELIDVREPAEYAAGHIPGARLMPLSRFEKLLNNLEPGKELLFYCSSGGRSMTAAMLAAESGLKPRRVVNLQGGYMAWDGKELFDFPKVRLLADKSSLVEMLQEAINLEKGAYRFYALSSLKESAWVETAQKLVQWERRHAQAVYHLLEASPGKEPLPPFEDLFEALPGNILEGGEALEEALKRLENLPVSSCFAFAELALDIEYRAYDLYLNAAAVSKDATASALLRDLAEQEKAHIRFIASVFAACKP; this is translated from the coding sequence ATGCCACACCAAAGTGAATCCCCCATTGTAGAAAATATGTTCATTGACGAACTGGAAAGCTATCGAGCCGCTCATCGAGAAAAGGACTACGAACTGATTGATGTAAGGGAACCGGCGGAATACGCCGCCGGTCATATTCCCGGAGCCCGGCTGATGCCTTTGAGCCGCTTTGAGAAGCTTTTGAACAACCTGGAACCCGGCAAGGAACTGCTTTTTTATTGCTCCAGTGGAGGCCGTTCCATGACCGCCGCCATGTTGGCCGCCGAAAGCGGGCTCAAACCGCGCCGTGTGGTCAACTTGCAAGGGGGCTACATGGCTTGGGACGGCAAGGAACTTTTTGATTTTCCCAAAGTGCGCCTGCTTGCCGACAAGTCGTCTCTGGTGGAAATGCTTCAAGAGGCCATAAACTTGGAAAAAGGGGCCTATCGTTTCTATGCACTGTCGTCTTTAAAAGAATCCGCTTGGGTGGAAACGGCTCAAAAACTGGTTCAATGGGAACGTCGGCACGCTCAAGCCGTTTATCATCTGTTGGAAGCATCCCCAGGCAAAGAGCCGCTTCCTCCCTTTGAGGACTTATTTGAGGCCCTGCCGGGAAACATTTTGGAAGGTGGCGAAGCTTTGGAAGAGGCTCTGAAAAGGCTGGAAAACCTGCCCGTTTCTTCTTGTTTTGCCTTTGCCGAACTGGCTTTGGACATCGAATATCGAGCCTACGATCTGTATCTTAATGCAGCGGCGGTTAGTAAGGATGCCACCGCCTCGGCCTTGCTTCGGGATCTTGCGGAACAGGAAAAAGCCCATATTCGTTTTATTGCTAGCGTTTTCGCGGCCTGTAAACCCTAG